One part of the Megalobrama amblycephala isolate DHTTF-2021 unplaced genomic scaffold, ASM1881202v1 scaffold409, whole genome shotgun sequence genome encodes these proteins:
- the LOC125261391 gene encoding TRIO and F-actin-binding protein-like, protein MERHLVLCYNQLTSQSKEPDQPRATPSVEPDQPCATPSVEPDQPRATPSVVRDLPRATPSVEHDLPRATPSVEPDQPLERDLPRATLPRATPSVERDLPRATPSVEPDQPRATLPRATPSVERDQPRATPSVEPDQPRATPSVEPDQPRATPSVERDLPRATPSVERDLPRATPSVEPDQPRATPSVEPDQPRATPPVVRDQLRATPSVERDQPRATPPVVRDQPRATPSVERDLPRATPSVEPDQPRATLPRATPSVERDLPCATPSVEPDQPRATPSVERDLPRATPSVEPDLEPATLSVEPGLSLDHLYARQPVQGAAEVNGKSVRCPHCNLSLLKKNYNTHLLRRHADLSHDITQACHLQSVIVDETNGIFAVQKTGHGFSVPVHVQRKTWGKIHQVRCELEECVQYQLLAQRSGLSYSLCSHIRSVDYCRETAAETFLREDILRDMMALKFFGEAKAAICVKRQKAACAVHVPLCVPVDFGGSPSQICLSIHEPDIHSFSRLEYL, encoded by the exons ATGGAAAGGCACTTGGTCTTGTGTTACAATCAACTGACCTCACAGTCTAAAGAGCCTGACCAGCCTCGTGCCACCCCGTCAGTGGAGCCTGACCAGCCTTGTGCCACCCCATCAGTGGAGCCTGACCAGCCTCGTGCCACCCCGTCAGTTGTGCGTGACCTGCCTCGTGCCACCCCATCAGTGGAGCATGACCTGCCTCGTGCCACCCCATCAGTGGAGCCTGACCAGCCTC TGGAGCGTGACCTGCCTCGTGCCACCCTGCCTCGTGCCACCCCATCAGTGGAGCGTGACCTGCCTCGTGCCACCCCGTCAGTGGAGCCTGACCAGCCTCGTGCCACCCTGCCTCGTGCCACCCCATCAGTGGAGCGTGACCAGCCTCGTGCAACCCCATCAGTGGAGCCTGACCAACCTCGTGCCACCCCGTCAGTGGAGCCTGACCAGCCTCGTGCCACCCCGTCAGTGGAGCGTGACCTGCCTCGTGCCACCCCATCAGTGGAGCGTGACCTGCCTCGTGCCACCCCGTCAGTAGAGCCTGACCAGCCTCGTGCCACCCCATCAGTGGAGCCTGACCAGCCTCGTGCCACCCCACCAGTGGTGCGTGACCAGCTTCGTGCCACCCCGTCAGTGGAGCGTGACCAGCCTCGTGCCACCCCACCAGTGGTGCGTGACCAGCCTCGTGCCACCCCATCAGTGGAGCGTGACCTGCCTCGTGCCACCCCGTCAGTGGAGCCTGACCAGCCTCGTGCCACCCTGCCTCGTGCCACCCCATCAGTGGAGCGTGACCTGCCCTGTGCCACCCCGTCAGTGGAGCCTGACCAGCCTCGTGCCACCCCGTCAGTGGAGCGTGACCTGCCTCGTGCCACCCCGTCAGTGGAGCCTGACCTGGAGCCTGCCACTCTGTCAGTGGAGCCTGGACTATCACTAGACCACTTGTACGCACGGCAACCAGTGCAGGGTGCAGCAGAGGTTAATGGGAAGTCTGTCAGGTGTCCCCATTGCAATCTTAGTCTCCTCAAGAAGAATTATAACACACACCTCTTGAGGAGACATGCAGATTTGTCTCACGACATCACTCAGGCCTGTCATCTGCAGAGTGTTATTGTCGATGAGACAAATGGCATATTTGCTGTGCAGAAAACTGGACATGGGTTTTCTGTGCCAGTCCATGTCCAGAGAAAAACATGGGGAAAAATACACCAAGTTAGATGTGAGCTAGAGGAATGTGTGCAGTATCAGTTGTTGGCTCAGCGGAGTGGATTAAGCTACAGTTTGTGCTCTCACATTCGTTCTGTAGACTACTGTAGAGAGACGGCTGCAGAGACATTTCTCAGAGAAGACATCCTGAGGGATATGATGGCATTAAAATTTTTTGGAGAGGCAAAGGCAGCTATATGTGTGAAGAGGCAAAAGGCTGCTTGTGCAGTGCATGTTCCTCTTTGTGTGCCTGTGGACTTTGGTGGGTCTCCATCACAAATATGCTTGTCAATCCATGAGCCTGACATTCATAGTTTTAGCCGACTTGAGTACTTATAG